A genome region from Blautia coccoides includes the following:
- a CDS encoding HD domain-containing protein, translating into MIDLEYAKESFRQYLSNYDRSDDKILLKEVHTFCVLDAADLICRQENISGEDHELALLIALLHDIGRFEQLKTFHSYDDDLFDHAQFGVKVLFEEGMIRSFIEEDRYDSIIRTAIACHSLYEIPKEIEGRELFHCKIIRDADKLDNFRVKDTENTEAIFGISAEEVGLEPVSENILNAVREHRCIRRGDRTTHMDMWISYLAFIFDLNFRSSFLYIKEQDYMNRNIDRIPYGNAKTKADMEEVRSICNIYIEEKIY; encoded by the coding sequence ATGATTGATTTGGAATATGCAAAAGAGAGTTTCCGGCAATATCTCAGCAACTACGACAGAAGCGATGACAAGATCCTGCTGAAGGAAGTCCATACGTTCTGTGTCCTGGACGCGGCGGACCTTATCTGCAGACAGGAGAACATTTCCGGGGAAGATCATGAACTGGCGCTTCTCATTGCACTGCTTCATGACATCGGAAGATTTGAGCAGTTGAAAACCTTCCACAGCTATGACGATGATCTGTTTGACCATGCCCAATTTGGTGTGAAAGTCCTTTTTGAAGAGGGTATGATCAGAAGCTTTATAGAAGAAGACAGGTATGACAGTATTATCAGGACAGCCATCGCCTGTCATTCCCTCTATGAGATACCAAAAGAAATTGAGGGAAGAGAGCTTTTTCACTGCAAGATCATCAGGGACGCGGATAAACTGGATAATTTCAGAGTAAAAGATACAGAGAATACGGAAGCCATCTTTGGAATTTCGGCAGAAGAGGTAGGTCTTGAACCTGTCTCGGAAAATATCCTGAATGCAGTGAGAGAGCACCGGTGCATCCGGCGCGGGGACAGGACCACGCATATGGATATGTGGATTTCTTATCTGGCGTTTATCTTTGATCTCAACTTCCGTTCCAGTTTCCTGTACATTAAAGAACAGGATTACATGAACCGGAACATAGACCGCATCCCATATGGGAATGCAAAGACAAAGGCAGATATGGAAGAAGTGCGTTCTATCTGTAATATTTATATTGAAGAAAAAATTTATTAA
- the pheS gene encoding phenylalanine--tRNA ligase subunit alpha, which yields MKEKLQRIQEEAAKRIQESDSLDKLNDVRVAFLGKKGELTAVLKGMKEVAAEDRPKVGQWVNETRAQIEKYLEDTKGKLEAALMEEKLKTEVIDVTLPAKKMEIGHRHPNTIALEEVERIFIGMGYEVVEGPEVEYMDYNFTKLNIPEGHPARDEQDTFFIDDKICLRSQTSPVQARTMEQGKLPIRMIAPGRVFRSDEVDATHSPSFHQIEGLVIDKHITFADLKGTLEEFAKELFGPETKTKFRPHHFPFTEPSAEVDVSCFKCGGKGCRFCKGSGWIEILGCGMVHPHVLEMCGIDPEEYTGFAFGVGLERIALLKYEIDDMRLLYENDTRFLKQF from the coding sequence ATGAAAGAAAAATTACAGCGAATTCAGGAAGAAGCGGCAAAGCGCATCCAGGAGTCGGATTCCCTGGACAAATTAAATGATGTACGTGTTGCTTTTCTTGGAAAAAAAGGAGAACTGACAGCAGTTTTAAAGGGCATGAAAGAGGTAGCCGCTGAGGACAGACCAAAGGTTGGTCAGTGGGTAAATGAAACCCGTGCCCAGATCGAAAAGTATCTGGAAGATACAAAAGGAAAGCTGGAAGCTGCCCTTATGGAGGAAAAACTGAAAACAGAAGTGATCGACGTTACACTTCCTGCAAAAAAAATGGAAATCGGCCACAGACATCCCAACACCATAGCACTGGAGGAAGTGGAGCGTATCTTCATCGGTATGGGTTATGAGGTTGTGGAAGGCCCGGAAGTGGAGTACATGGATTACAACTTCACAAAACTGAATATCCCGGAGGGACATCCTGCCAGAGATGAACAGGATACTTTCTTCATTGACGATAAGATCTGTCTGCGTTCCCAGACTTCCCCGGTACAGGCCCGTACCATGGAACAGGGCAAACTGCCGATCCGTATGATCGCACCGGGACGCGTGTTCCGTTCTGATGAGGTGGATGCCACCCATTCTCCTTCTTTCCACCAGATCGAAGGCCTTGTCATTGATAAACATATTACATTTGCCGACTTAAAAGGAACTCTGGAAGAGTTCGCGAAAGAGCTGTTCGGACCGGAGACAAAGACAAAATTCCGTCCCCATCACTTCCCGTTCACAGAGCCAAGCGCAGAGGTGGATGTTTCCTGCTTCAAATGCGGCGGCAAGGGCTGCCGTTTCTGTAAAGGTTCCGGCTGGATCGAGATCCTGGGCTGTGGTATGGTACATCCCCATGTTCTTGAAATGTGCGGCATTGATCCCGAGGAATATACAGGCTTTGCCTTTGGTGTGGGACTGGAGCGTATCGCTTTGCTGAAATATGAGATTGATGATATGAGACTTCTGTACGAAAACGACACCAGATTCCTGAAACAGTTCTGA
- a CDS encoding SpoIID/LytB domain-containing protein: MLIILLAVIGILIVWQANRAGVRRQEVYRTQSLQENMIKENERASAGVTLPASSTDDTEEKGQKSAEASGDTEAQADDTADDTAQDSSKGAEDTESEAAAAKVQEPEISVLLMTDGYKGYTHQSVKLQFHGSYHLLGSQEMDYADGETLELTADSPLFGDGKLELQASGAENRATLLSVERQQGNPAYRGNFTVYQEAGGLRIVNTLPLEAYLYGVVPSEMPASYHIEALKAQAVCARTYACVQMQKSALSDLGADVDDSVAYQVYQNGGEAAQANDAVDETKGEILESGGQPITAYYFSTSSGKTSTDEVWEVSAPASYLKSVDCSYDAQEPWHQWSIAFSAERMLTAIQAKYAGVQEIHDIDASKTSDSGAVMNLTLDTDQGVYNISNEYDIRALLSPDGLSITRQDGSVVKGSTLLPSAYFTLEEQRDENNVLTGYVISGGGYGHGVGLSQNGAKGMAEAGMSYQEILAYFYKDVELADIAD, encoded by the coding sequence ATGCTGATCATACTGCTTGCCGTGATCGGTATCCTGATCGTATGGCAGGCGAACAGGGCTGGAGTGAGAAGACAGGAAGTTTACCGGACACAGAGCCTGCAGGAGAATATGATAAAAGAAAATGAGCGGGCCAGTGCCGGCGTGACATTGCCGGCTTCCTCCACCGATGACACAGAGGAAAAAGGACAAAAGAGTGCGGAAGCTTCTGGGGATACAGAGGCCCAAGCTGATGATACAGCTGATGATACAGCTCAGGACAGCAGCAAAGGCGCCGAGGATACAGAGAGTGAAGCGGCAGCAGCAAAAGTGCAGGAGCCTGAGATTTCGGTACTTCTTATGACAGACGGATATAAAGGATATACACACCAGAGCGTAAAGTTACAGTTTCATGGAAGTTATCATCTTCTGGGCAGCCAGGAGATGGACTATGCAGACGGCGAGACATTGGAGCTGACTGCAGACAGTCCCCTTTTTGGGGATGGAAAGCTGGAACTTCAGGCAAGTGGAGCGGAAAACAGGGCGACCCTGCTGTCAGTGGAAAGGCAGCAGGGCAATCCTGCTTATAGGGGCAATTTTACTGTCTATCAGGAGGCGGGAGGTCTGCGTATCGTAAATACACTGCCTCTGGAAGCGTATCTGTACGGTGTGGTACCCAGTGAAATGCCTGCGTCTTACCATATAGAAGCTCTGAAAGCCCAGGCCGTCTGTGCCAGAACGTACGCCTGTGTACAGATGCAGAAGAGTGCCTTGTCTGATCTCGGTGCGGATGTGGATGACAGTGTGGCCTATCAGGTCTATCAAAACGGCGGAGAGGCTGCCCAGGCCAATGATGCTGTGGATGAGACAAAAGGAGAAATCCTGGAGAGCGGAGGCCAGCCTATCACCGCATACTACTTTTCTACTTCCAGCGGAAAGACCAGTACAGATGAAGTGTGGGAGGTTTCAGCTCCGGCTTCTTATCTGAAAAGTGTGGACTGCAGTTATGACGCGCAGGAACCATGGCATCAGTGGAGTATTGCTTTTTCGGCGGAACGTATGCTGACAGCCATACAGGCTAAATATGCGGGGGTACAGGAAATCCATGATATTGACGCGTCAAAGACAAGTGACAGCGGTGCTGTCATGAATCTGACTCTTGATACAGACCAAGGAGTTTACAATATCAGTAATGAGTACGATATACGTGCCTTGTTGTCTCCGGACGGACTTTCCATAACGAGACAGGATGGTTCCGTGGTGAAAGGGTCAACGCTTCTTCCAAGCGCTTATTTTACACTGGAAGAACAGCGGGATGAAAATAATGTCCTCACAGGCTATGTGATAAGCGGCGGCGGTTACGGCCACGGCGTGGGTCTGAGCCAGAATGGTGCAAAAGGAATGGCAGAAGCGGGGATGAGTTACCAGGAGATACTTGCCTATTTTTATAAGGATGTAGAGCTGGCTGATATAGCGGATTAG
- a CDS encoding spermidine synthase: MESRLLKNKYFLYVTEFFSGMSVMAVELGASRLMAPYFSSSQIVWTVIIGVIMIAMAMGNVWGGRSADKRHDPDRLYRRLLIAAVWIALIPFVGRYLIAGISLLLAIFIKSNFLVWAALFTCLAIFAFPCVLLGTVTPSLVKFSVSNLDDNGKTVGELGALNTIGSIIGTFLPTFVTIPAVGTAATFLIFSAVLAAIAVVYFVTVKRKRGLCIGTAAVLLILALLTPGFSFAFWEKDVTLEDESIYNYLQVKDSEEQTILSTNVLFGVQSIKTKNQELTGMYYDYALAAPVMAGINTKEDNQVMILGLGSGTFADYCDRYFPGTKIQGAEIDKKIADIATDYFGLPESVEVAVEDGRAYLTASEDSYDVIMVDAYQDITIPFQMSSVEFFSQVKNHLKDNGVMVVNMNMKSSSEDSINDYLCDTIASVFKYVYTVPVDGGTNMEVFASNEAGLPAMLEKNTEKLPKGELKSMMETVSAEISDYEGKDRILTDDKAPVELLGMKVLDEIIGEELDYYRELYLG, translated from the coding sequence ATGGAGTCCAGATTATTAAAAAACAAATATTTTTTGTATGTAACTGAGTTTTTTTCCGGTATGTCGGTGATGGCTGTGGAGCTGGGAGCCAGCAGGCTGATGGCGCCTTATTTCAGTTCCTCCCAGATTGTATGGACCGTGATCATCGGTGTGATCATGATCGCCATGGCTATGGGAAATGTATGGGGCGGGCGCTCTGCAGATAAGCGTCATGATCCGGACAGGCTCTACCGCAGGCTTTTGATCGCGGCAGTGTGGATCGCGCTGATACCCTTTGTGGGCAGATATCTGATCGCGGGAATCTCCCTTCTTTTGGCAATTTTTATCAAGTCAAATTTTCTTGTGTGGGCAGCGCTTTTTACCTGTCTGGCAATTTTTGCGTTTCCCTGTGTACTGTTGGGAACTGTGACACCGTCCCTTGTGAAATTTTCTGTGAGCAATCTGGATGACAACGGAAAAACGGTGGGAGAATTGGGGGCATTAAATACCATTGGTAGTATTATCGGCACTTTTCTTCCAACATTTGTCACCATTCCGGCAGTTGGAACAGCGGCTACCTTCCTGATATTTTCAGCGGTTCTGGCAGCAATAGCAGTGGTTTATTTTGTGACAGTCAAGAGAAAAAGAGGGCTTTGCATCGGAACAGCAGCGGTACTTCTCATTTTGGCCCTGCTGACACCCGGTTTCAGCTTTGCCTTCTGGGAAAAGGATGTGACACTGGAAGACGAATCCATCTATAATTATCTGCAGGTCAAAGACAGTGAGGAACAGACCATCCTGTCCACCAACGTGCTTTTCGGCGTGCAGTCCATAAAGACAAAGAACCAGGAGCTGACTGGAATGTATTATGACTATGCGCTGGCAGCTCCGGTCATGGCTGGTATTAACACGAAAGAGGACAACCAGGTGATGATACTGGGCCTTGGAAGCGGTACCTTTGCCGACTACTGTGACCGGTATTTCCCGGGAACAAAAATCCAGGGGGCAGAGATTGATAAAAAGATTGCTGATATTGCCACAGACTATTTCGGGCTGCCCGAGAGTGTGGAGGTGGCAGTGGAGGACGGAAGAGCCTATTTGACAGCCTCTGAGGATTCTTATGACGTGATCATGGTGGATGCCTATCAGGATATCACCATACCCTTTCAGATGTCTTCCGTGGAATTTTTCAGTCAGGTTAAAAACCATTTAAAGGATAACGGAGTGATGGTGGTCAACATGAATATGAAATCCAGTTCTGAGGATTCCATCAATGATTATCTCTGTGATACCATAGCCTCCGTGTTCAAATATGTGTACACTGTACCGGTGGACGGTGGTACCAATATGGAGGTTTTTGCCTCCAATGAAGCAGGGCTTCCCGCAATGCTTGAGAAAAATACGGAAAAACTTCCAAAGGGGGAGTTGAAGAGCATGATGGAGACAGTTTCAGCAGAAATTTCCGATTATGAAGGGAAAGACAGGATCCTGACAGATGATAAGGCTCCTGTGGAGCTTTTGGGTATGAAGGTTCTGGATGAGATCATCGGGGAAGAACTGGATTATTATCGGGAACTGTATCTGGGTTAA
- a CDS encoding aldose epimerase family protein, translating into MGVTKKSFGKSPEGKDVFLYELSNENGMSVSVTDFGAILVRVMVPDKDKNLTDVVLGYDNVEGYYENKPHFGSPIGRNGNRIGGAKFTINGKEYVLAQNDNKNNLHSGPDFYRIRVWDVERVEEQENSITFRIFSPDGDQGFPGNFTGYVTYKLTQDNELVMHYTGSADADTVVNMTNHSYFNLAGHNAGAESMLNHVVQIHAPEFTPVSDSEAIPTGEILKVEGTPMDFTSPKKIGQDVEDSYEQLVFGGGYDHNYALSREKGDVKEAASVHSHETGITMKVFTDLPGMQFYIGNFINNENGKGGSVYTKRAGFCMETQYYPNACNEANFQSSVLKAGEEYDTTTIYQFMTEA; encoded by the coding sequence ATGGGAGTGACAAAAAAAAGCTTTGGAAAAAGCCCTGAAGGAAAAGATGTATTTTTGTATGAACTGAGTAATGAAAATGGGATGTCTGTTTCTGTGACAGATTTCGGTGCCATACTGGTCCGTGTGATGGTTCCGGATAAGGATAAGAATCTGACAGATGTGGTTCTCGGTTATGATAATGTAGAGGGATACTACGAGAATAAACCTCATTTTGGTTCTCCTATCGGTAGAAACGGAAACCGTATCGGCGGAGCTAAATTCACCATAAACGGCAAAGAGTATGTGCTGGCTCAGAATGATAACAAAAATAATTTACATAGCGGCCCGGACTTCTACCGCATCCGTGTATGGGATGTGGAGAGAGTGGAGGAACAGGAAAACAGTATTACCTTCCGTATCTTCAGCCCGGACGGTGACCAGGGATTCCCGGGAAACTTTACAGGATATGTGACGTATAAGCTCACACAGGACAATGAACTTGTAATGCATTACACCGGCAGCGCAGACGCTGACACCGTTGTGAATATGACCAACCATTCCTATTTCAATCTGGCAGGCCATAATGCGGGGGCAGAGAGCATGCTGAACCATGTAGTTCAGATCCATGCACCGGAGTTTACGCCGGTATCAGACTCAGAAGCTATCCCAACAGGGGAAATTTTAAAAGTAGAGGGCACTCCTATGGACTTTACTTCTCCAAAGAAGATAGGACAGGATGTGGAGGACAGCTATGAACAACTTGTTTTCGGAGGCGGCTATGACCACAATTACGCACTCTCCAGAGAAAAGGGTGATGTAAAAGAGGCTGCGTCAGTTCACAGCCATGAGACAGGCATTACCATGAAGGTATTTACAGATCTTCCGGGAATGCAGTTTTATATCGGCAATTTCATCAATAATGAGAATGGAAAGGGCGGCAGTGTCTATACAAAGCGTGCCGGTTTCTGTATGGAGACACAGTATTATCCCAATGCCTGCAATGAGGCAAACTTCCAGTCCTCTGTTCTGAAAGCCGGAGAGGAATACGATACTACCACAATTTATCAGTTTATGACAGAAGCATAG
- a CDS encoding YihY/virulence factor BrkB family protein has product MKIIKSMVNTVTGFMEKMNKNHVSAYSAQAAYFIILSFIPFMLLLMTSVRYTPLNRQEVINAVMQICPESFETFIQGIVNEVYEKSLTVVPLSGFIALWSAGKGIQSLTNGFNCIYQVKETRNYIVTRIRSVFYTFVFVIAIVLTLILQVFGNSLQRELSKRLPFLDKLVSMIISMRVTITLLALCVVFLFLYKFVPNRKATFRSQMPGAVFTAVSWSAFSFGFSLYFDYYEGASNMYGSMTTIILILLWMYFCMNIMMIGAQINCYFEEKFKWVHQVATETLKREYQQLIGRDDEEDDEDEEDMGDFSKKSEEKEIKADKPS; this is encoded by the coding sequence ATGAAAATTATAAAAAGTATGGTGAACACAGTCACCGGATTTATGGAAAAAATGAATAAGAATCACGTGTCAGCCTATTCTGCACAGGCTGCCTATTTCATCATACTTTCTTTTATCCCATTTATGCTCCTTCTCATGACTTCCGTGCGGTATACCCCCCTTAACAGGCAGGAAGTGATCAATGCAGTGATGCAGATCTGTCCTGAGAGCTTTGAGACCTTTATCCAGGGAATTGTCAATGAAGTGTATGAGAAATCCCTGACGGTTGTGCCGCTTTCCGGTTTTATTGCTCTGTGGTCGGCAGGAAAGGGAATCCAGTCACTGACCAATGGCTTTAACTGTATTTATCAGGTAAAAGAGACCAGGAATTACATTGTGACAAGGATCCGGTCTGTATTTTACACCTTTGTCTTTGTCATTGCCATTGTACTGACTCTGATCCTTCAGGTATTCGGCAACAGCCTGCAGAGGGAACTGAGCAAGCGCCTGCCGTTTCTCGATAAGCTGGTGTCCATGATCATCAGTATGAGAGTGACCATCACTTTGCTGGCCCTGTGTGTGGTGTTCCTGTTTCTATATAAATTTGTGCCCAACAGGAAAGCAACCTTCAGAAGCCAGATGCCCGGTGCTGTGTTTACAGCGGTGAGCTGGTCTGCTTTTTCTTTTGGATTTTCTCTCTACTTTGACTATTATGAGGGAGCGTCCAATATGTACGGAAGCATGACCACCATTATATTGATTCTCCTGTGGATGTACTTCTGTATGAATATCATGATGATAGGCGCACAGATCAACTGCTATTTTGAGGAGAAATTCAAATGGGTACACCAGGTGGCAACCGAAACCCTCAAGAGAGAATATCAGCAGCTCATCGGGAGAGACGATGAGGAAGACGATGAAGATGAGGAGGATATGGGAGATTTTTCAAAAAAATCGGAAGAAAAAGAAATAAAAGCTGACAAACCTTCTTGA
- a CDS encoding phosphoenolpyruvate carboxykinase (ATP): protein MSTKAYYPINEIGAGKTGFSKTRSIIEAAFYGNNVVKVNTLKEAYELAKNSPGTVVTDMPVYRGEEFGLERDAKVLLFNDGAITGRYAAARRIAGEPGVDCAALDKVAMDAIYEARWKTMYHAEVYVGLDPEFMVKAHLLIPEGEENIMYSWMLNFQYMSDDYVKMYKNSQPVGEGKEADVYIFSDPQWSPASTPGVDYSCLSDPQTLCYFNTDQNCACILGMRYFGEHKKGTLTMAWAIANRNGYAACHGGQKEYTLADGSKYVASVYGLSGSGKSTITHAKHNGKYEIKVLHDDAFIINTDTCASVALEPTYFDKTQDYPAGCDDNKFLLTSMNNSATLDEDGNIQLVTEDIRNGNGRAIKSKLWAPNRVDKIDEPVNAIFWIMKDPTIPPVVKLKGASLASVMGATLATKRSTAERLAPGVDPNKLVVVPYANPFRTYPLADDYEKFKKLVEEKNVDCYIINTGDFMGKKVQPKDTLGILEAIVEKKAEFKPWGPFSDIEIFDWEGFVPDMNDADYVDQLKARMNDRVNEIKAFETKKDGYDKLPADALEAIQKVVDELK from the coding sequence ATGTCAACAAAAGCATATTACCCAATCAACGAGATTGGAGCAGGCAAAACTGGCTTCAGCAAAACTCGTTCCATTATTGAAGCAGCGTTCTATGGCAACAATGTTGTTAAGGTTAACACATTAAAAGAGGCATATGAATTAGCGAAAAACTCACCTGGAACAGTCGTTACAGATATGCCTGTTTATAGAGGCGAAGAGTTTGGTCTTGAGAGAGATGCTAAAGTTTTATTATTTAACGATGGTGCTATCACAGGACGTTACGCAGCTGCACGCCGCATTGCCGGAGAACCAGGTGTTGACTGCGCAGCTCTTGACAAAGTGGCTATGGATGCTATTTATGAAGCTCGCTGGAAAACCATGTACCACGCAGAGGTATATGTAGGACTGGATCCTGAATTCATGGTAAAAGCTCACCTGCTGATTCCGGAAGGTGAAGAGAACATCATGTACTCCTGGATGCTGAACTTCCAGTATATGTCTGATGACTATGTTAAAATGTATAAAAATTCTCAGCCTGTAGGCGAAGGAAAAGAGGCAGATGTTTACATCTTCTCAGATCCTCAGTGGTCACCGGCAAGCACTCCGGGTGTTGACTACAGCTGCTTAAGCGATCCGCAGACTCTGTGCTACTTCAACACAGACCAGAACTGTGCTTGTATCCTTGGTATGAGATACTTCGGTGAGCACAAAAAAGGTACTCTGACTATGGCTTGGGCAATTGCCAACAGAAACGGCTATGCAGCATGCCACGGCGGACAGAAAGAATACACACTGGCTGATGGTTCCAAATACGTTGCATCTGTATACGGTCTGTCAGGATCAGGTAAATCCACCATCACACACGCAAAACACAATGGCAAATACGAAATCAAAGTTCTGCATGATGACGCTTTCATCATCAACACAGATACTTGTGCTTCCGTAGCATTAGAGCCTACATACTTCGATAAAACACAGGATTATCCGGCAGGATGTGATGACAACAAATTCCTCCTGACATCCATGAATAACTCTGCTACATTAGATGAGGATGGAAACATCCAGCTTGTAACAGAAGATATCAGAAATGGTAACGGACGTGCAATCAAATCCAAACTGTGGGCACCGAACCGTGTTGATAAGATCGACGAGCCGGTTAACGCTATCTTCTGGATCATGAAAGACCCGACCATTCCGCCAGTAGTTAAATTAAAAGGTGCTTCCTTAGCATCCGTAATGGGCGCTACTCTGGCTACAAAACGTTCTACAGCAGAGCGTCTGGCACCAGGTGTTGACCCGAATAAGCTGGTTGTTGTTCCTTACGCTAACCCGTTCAGAACATATCCGTTAGCTGATGACTACGAGAAATTCAAAAAACTGGTTGAAGAGAAAAATGTAGACTGCTACATCATCAACACAGGCGATTTCATGGGCAAGAAAGTTCAGCCGAAAGATACTTTAGGTATCCTGGAAGCAATCGTAGAGAAAAAAGCAGAGTTCAAACCTTGGGGACCGTTCTCCGATATCGAAATCTTCGATTGGGAAGGATTCGTTCCGGATATGAATGATGCTGACTACGTTGATCAGCTCAAAGCTCGTATGAATGACCGCGTAAATGAGATCAAAGCATTCGAGACCAAGAAAGATGGATATGACAAACTTCCTGCTGATGCTTTAGAGGCAATCCAGAAAGTTGTTGATGAGCTGAAATAA